A region from the Aricia agestis chromosome 12, ilAriAges1.1, whole genome shotgun sequence genome encodes:
- the LOC121732751 gene encoding microtubule-associated protein futsch-like, protein MPKGDKDSGGVQEGSSEGVRRSSGSGLVLSFGDDRGSGDDDRESEETREREGRIIGSKRSSCGIRAGVTVEELLGVESIPSMSESEMVATKRLFSEISGSDTEDVGTANSLSKVQTAKRGKTRGSLSRLSAARQELRERTEEARAADFVAALEKKTLRKESKTGNPTPPGPLDIDVEAMGPEDLLGAAESNLEEILSIAARSSNLKGGYASKIRRATSAVRCIIDALASRTVVEETRRLTADNGRLRRELANLREEVRAYKRDFEESRASVAKERSSPMSNEQLGILEKSIAKLVGNLVDGRLAGLEARLPPPAVVRPPLAADKKREALEKRATADKSPVPEAAAARDLSPVLTTPAVCRRREEFPALPVRPEVRPAPTPAQTKKSRSKGKGKGKGADQPEPVNPGPSTSRSAAAERPPESSAASAKRPEESSAVSAAVPVVESSEPLGGWTEVVRRKTSAKKVAPKQPAQVAAKKPRVQMPRSTAVLVKLKADAADKGATYSSALLKAESAIKLDELGLGPLRIRQSATGARLIEIPGSTSHEKADLLAARLSEVLAEEADISRPVKCSNFKLTGLSDAATVESVRSAVAGVGGCSPTQVWVGDIQRGSVGTGFARMSCPVMAAKKLVELGSFAVGWSRVTAHLVDARPSHCFRCLGLGHYAALCPPKMKDRSGLCYRCGTPGHTASGCKAKHPKCAVCSDSSRPSDHVMGGKSCNPPVTRGKVPSSGRGQAAPEADMSE, encoded by the coding sequence ATGCCAAAGGGGGACAAAGATTCGGGGGGGGTTCAGGAGGGATCTTCAGAGGGGGTTCGTAGGTCCTCTGGTTCGGGACTCGTGTTGTCCTTTGGGGATGATAGGGGTTCCGGGGATGACGATAGAGAGTCGGAGGAAACTAGGGAGAGAGAAGGGAGGATAATTGGCTCCAAACGGAGCTCGTGTGGCATCCGTGCGGGGGTGACTGTGGAGGAGCTGCTGGGGGTCGAATCGATCCCATCTATGTCGGAATCGGAGATGGTCGCTACTAAGCGTCTTTTTTCAGAGATCTCTGGTTCCGACACGGAGGATGTTGGTACAGCCAACAGTTTGTCGAAGGTGCAGACGGCCAAGCGTGGTAAGACGCGTGGGTCGCTGAGCAGACTTTCGGCAGCTCGACAAGAGCTGCGCGAAAGAACTGAGGAGGCCAGGGCGGCGGACTTCGTTGCCGCCCTAGAGAAGAAGACGCTAAGAAAGGAGTCCAAAACGGGAAATCCCACTCCGCCTGGACCCCTTGACATAGATGTGGAGGCCATGGGCCCGGAGGACTTGCTCGGTGCTGCTGAGAGTAATCTCGAAGAGATTCTCAGCATTGCGGCCAGGTCCTCCAATTTGAAAGGGGGGTACGCCAGCAAGATACGGCGTGCTACCTCTGCGGTGAGATGCATTATTGACGCGCTTGCATCTCGCACCGTGGTGGAAGAAACTCGGCGACTCACTGCAGATAATGGTAGGCTGCGTCGGGAGTTGGCAAACCTCCGGGAGGAAGTCCGTGCCTATAAACGGGACTTTGAGGAGAGTCGTGCGTCGGTGGCAAAGGAGAGGTCTTCTCCAATGTCCAACGAACAGTTGGGCATTTTGGAGAAGAGCATCGCCAAGTTGGTGGGCAACTTGGTCGATGGGAGGCTGGCGGGGTTAGAGGCACGGTTGCCGCCCCCCGCAGTGGTTCGTCCGCCCTTGGCGGCTGATAAGAAGCGGGAGGCTCTCGAAAAGAGAGCCACCGCCGACAAAAGCCCTGTGCCGGAGGCTGCTGCAGCTCGCGACTTGTCTCCGGTGCTGACTACGCCGGCGGTTTGTCGTCGGCGAGAAGAATTTCCGGCTCTCCCGGTGCGCCCGGAGGTGCGACCAGCCCCAACTCCTGCGCAAACTAAAAAGAGCAGGAGCAAGGGCAAAGGAAAGGGGAAGGGGGCTGACCAGCCGGAACCGGTCAACCCTGGCCCCTCCACATCCAGAAGTGCGGCGGCTGAGAGGCCACCAGAGTCTTCGGCGGCGTCAGCTAAGAGGCCAGAAGAGTCTTCGGCTGTGTCGGCTGCTGTTCCAGTGGTGGAATCGTCGGAGCCATTGGGCGGGTGGACAGAGGTCGTCCGCAGGAAGACCTCGGCGAAGAAAGTGGCGCCAAAACAGCCGGCACAGGTGGCGGCTAAGAAGCCGAGGGTACAGATGCCTCGCTCCACGGCCGTCCTTGTCAAATTAAAGGCGGATGCGGCGGACAAAGGCGCCACATACAGCTCGGCGTTGTTAAAGGCGGAAAGCGCCATTAAGTTGGACGAGTTAGGGCTCGGCCCCCTCCGCATCAGGCAGTCGGCCACTGGAGCCAGGTTAATAGAAATACCTGGCTCTACCAGCCATGAAAAGGCGGATTTGTTGGCGGCCAGACTGTCCGAAGTTCTCGCGGAGGAGGCTGACATTTCAAGGCCCGTGAAGTGCTCAAATTTTAAACTCACGGGCCTTTCTGACGCTGCGACTGTAGAGTCAGTCAGATCTGCAGTCGCAGGAGTGGGTGGATGTTCCCCCACCCAAGTTTGGGTGGGAGATATACAGAGGGGGTCTGTCGGGACGGGTTTTGCTCGCATGAGCTGCCCAGTGATGGCGGCCAAGAAGTTGGTGGAGCTGGGCAGCTTTGCCGTCGGTTGGAGCAGAGTGACCGCGCATCTTGTGGATGCGCGGCCAAGCCACTGCTTCCGCTGTCTGGGGTTGGGGCACTATGCTGCTTTGTGTCCCCCCAAAATGAAGGACCGCAGTGGCTTGTGCTACCGATGTGGTACACCTGGACATACTGCGTCTGGGTGTAAGGCGAAGCATCCGAAATGCGCGGTCTGTTCCGACTCGAGCAGACCTTCGG